The Mycolicibacterium cosmeticum DNA window CGCCGTAGGCCCGCGGTGTCGACGAAACGCCAAGGCTTGCCGTCCAATTCGATCAACGAGTCCACCGGGTCGACGGTGGTACCCGCCTGGTCGTGCACCACCGAGCGCTCGTCACCGGCCAGCCGGTTCAGCAGCGAACTCTTGCCGACGTTGGGTTTGCCGACCAGCGCGACGCGGCGCGGACCGCCGGGCCCACCGCGCACCTCCGAGATCTCGGGCAGGTCGGCGGTCACCAGATCCAGCAGGTCGGCCACCCCCCGCCCGTGCATGGCGCTGATCGGGTGCGGCTCCCCCAACCCGAGTGACCACAGCGCGGCCGCCTCGGCCTCGGTGCGGTCGTTGTCGACCTTGTTCGCCGCCAGGTATACCGGTTTGCCGGAGCGCTGCAGCCGTTTGGCCGCCGCCTCGTCGGCCGTGGTCGCCCCGACCACGGCATCGACGACCATGATGATCGCGTCCGCGGTCTGCATCGCCACCGACGCCTGTTCGGCCACCTTCTGCTGCAGCCCCTTGGCGTCGGGTTCCCAGCCTCCGGTGTCCTGCACCACGAAGCGCCGGCCCAGCCAGTTGGCGTCATAGGACACTCGGTCCCGGGTGACCCCCGGAACGTCCTGCACGACAGCCTCGCGCCGGCCCAGGATGCGGTTCACCAGTGTCGATTTGCCGACGTTGGGCCGGCCGACGACGGCGATCACCGGGGGCGGCGCGGCGGCCTCGGCTGCACCGGTCTCGTCGTCGGCGAAGCCGATGTCCCAGTCACTCTCGTCGGACCAGGTGCCATCCGATGGCGAACCGGATTCGATGTCGGTCATTTGTAGGCCCCGGCCCGCTGCACCACCAGATCGGCCAGATGGGTGACCACCTCGGACTCGGTCATCGCGCTGGTGTCGACGACCAGCGCGTCGTCGGCGGCCCGCAGCGGCGACACCGCGCGGGTGGAGTCCAGGTGGTCGCGCCGCTGCACGTCGGCGAGCACCGCGTCGTAGTCGTCGGGCAGGCCGTTGGCGACGTTCTGCGCGTTGCGCCGGCGGGCCCGCTCCTGCGCGGAGGCCGTCAAGAAGATCTTCACGTCGGCGTCGGGCAGCACCACCGTGCCGATATCGCGGCCCTCGACCACCACGGCCCCCTCACCGGCGGCCAGCTCGCGCTGCAACTGCACCAGCCGCGCCCGCACCGCCGGAATCGCCGAGACCGCCGACACCGCCGCGGTCACCTCGTCGCCACGGATCTCGGCCGAAACGTCTTCGCCGGCAAGGAAAGCCGTGTCGTAGTCGGGGTCGTACCCCACGGCCAGCTCGGCCTCGTCGGCCACCTCGGCCACCGCGTCGGCGTCGGCGAGGTCGACTCCGGCGCGCAGCACCGCCAGGGTGACAATCCGGTACATGGCCCCGGTGTTCAGGTAGCGGGCATTCAGCGCGTGCGCCAAACCCCTTGACACCGAAGACTTTCCGGTACCCGCGGGCCCGTCCAGGGCCACCGTCAGCGCCTCACTCACATCCCCACCGCCTTGTACAACTCACCGATCTCCTTGCGGGTCAACACCCGGATACTGCCCGGCCGCATCTCCCCCAGATTCACCGATCCGATATCGGTGCGCACCAACGCCTGCACCGGGAAACCGACCGCCGCCAGCAGTCGGCGCACGATCCGCTTGCGTCCTTCATGCAGGGTCACCCGCACCAGCGTCTTGCCGGGCAGGGTGTCGACCACCGCGAAGTCGTCCACATGGGCCGGGCCGTCGTCGAGTTCCACCCCGTCCTTGAGCTTGCGGCCCAGTCCGCGCGGGACGCTGCCCAGCACGGTCGCGACGTAGGTCTTGGGCACCTCGTAGGAGGGGTGCATCAGCCGGTGCGCCAGCTCACCGTCATTGGTGAGGATCAGCAGTCCCTCGGTGTCGGCGTCCAGCCGGCCGACGTGGAACAGGTGCTTGTTGCCCCGCACCCGGTGCTCCACCAGGTCGCCGACGCAGGGTCGGCCCCTGTCGTCGGACATGGTGGAGTGCATTCCGCGTTCCTTGTTGATCGCCAGGTACATCAGGTCGTCGTTCAGTTGGATGCGGGTGCCGTCCACCCGGATCTCGGCGTTCTCCGGGTCGACCCGGGTGCCCAGCTCGGTGACGATCCGGCCGTCCACCTCCACCCGGCCGTCGGTGATCATCCGCTCGGCGACGCGGCGCGAGGCAACCCCGGCCTGCGACAGCACCTTCTGCAGTCGCACGCCTTCTGGCTCGGTCATATCAGTCCTTGTCCACATCGATCGCCGGCGGCGCCTCAGGCGCATTACCGGTCGCGTCCAGCTTCGCGAATCTCGGCTCGTCGCTGAGGTTTTCGCTGAGATCGTCGATCACATCGACATCGGGCAGCAGCGGCGCGATATCGGGCAGATCGGCGAGCGAGGACAACCCGAGCCGCTCCAGGAACAGCTCGGTGGTCGCGAAAGTCACTGCCCCGCTGTCGGCATCGGTGCCGGCCTCGATGATCAGGCCGCGTGCCAGCAGCGTGCGCATCACGGCATCGACGTTGACGCCGCGCACCGCACTGACCCGGGCCCGGGTCACCGGCTGGCGATAGGCCACCACCGCCAAAGTCTCCAGCGCCGCCCTGGTCAGCTTGGAGCGGGCGCCGTCGAGCAGCAACCGTTCCACATACGGGGCGTACCGGGCGCGGGTGTACATCCGCCAGCCACCACCGGCCTCGCGGAGGTCGATCCCGCTGTCGCGGGCGGTCAGGTCGGCGGCCAGCTGCCGCAGCGTGGCCTCGACCCGTTCGGCGGACTGATCCACCGCCGCGGCCAGCGCATCCACCGACGCCGGGGCGTCCACCACCAGCAGCAGGGCCTCCAGCACCGCGAGCAGTTCGGCATCGTCGAGCGCGAGGTCTGCGTCGGTCGCGAGGTCGTCGAGGGTGACGTCGCTGTCGAGTTCGGACGGTTCGGCGACCTCGGTGCCCAGATCGACACGCGTTTCGGTGTCGGTCATGTCGTCGGTCATTGGTCTTCTTCCACTGCGGCGGCGAGGTGTTCGTTGGTAGGCCGATCCCCGGTCCACGAAACCTGGAGCACACCAAGCGGTTCTGGTTGCTCGAATGTTACCGCCCTGGCCCGGTAGAGCTCCAATAGCGCCAGGAAGCTGCCCACGATCTGCATCACGTCACACCCCGCGACCAGCTCACCGAAGGACGACCACCCGCCGACCCCGCGCTGCTCCAGCAGCCCCATCAGCCGCATCGCCTGCTCGGGCACCGACACCGGCTGGACGTGCAGGTGGTCCAGCCGCACCGTCGGCACCGGCCGCGGGGTGAACGCGGACGCGGCGATCTCGGCGAACCGCAACGCGTCCACACCCAGGGTGACCTCGGGTAACAGTTCCTCGAAGCGGGGTTCCAAGGCCACCGAGCGGGGATAGCTGCGCAGGGCGGCGGCCTCCAGCTCGGCGAACATCTCGGCCACGTGCTTGAACGCCCGGTACTGCAGCAGCCGCGCGAACAGCAGGTCGCGCACCTCCAGCAGGGCCAGGTCCTCCTCGTCCTGCACCTCACCGGCCGGCAGCAGTCGCGCCGCTTTCAGGTCCAGCAATGTGGCGGCAATCACCAGGAACGCCGTCGTCTCGTCCAGCTCCAGCTGGCGGCCGATCTCCTTCGTGTAGGCGATGAAGTCGTCGGTCACCCGGTGCAGGGCAACCTCGGTGACATCCATGCGATGGGCGAAGATCAACTGCAGCAGCAGGTCGAAGGGACCCTCGAAATTGCTGAGCCGGACCTGGAAACCCGTCTGCGCGGTGGCCGGCTCGGGTTCGGCGCTCACGAACCGAACCGGTGGATGACCTCGCGAGCCAACGACCGATACGCTTGGGCGCCACCGGATTTCGGCGCCCACGAGGTGATGGGCTCGCCCGCGACGCTGGTCTCCGGGAAGCGCACCGTGCGGGTGATGACGGTGTCGAACACCAGGTCCCCGAACCGTTCCACCACCCGCGCCATCACCTCGCGCGCGTTCACGGTGCGGGGGTCATACCGGGTCACCAGGATGCCGCTGATGTCGAGTTTCGGGTTCAGCCGGTCGCGCACCTTGTCGACGGTGTCGGTGAGCAGTGCCAGCCCCCGCAGCGAGAAGAACTCGCATTCGGTCGGGATGATCACCCCGTCGGCGCAGGCCAGGCCGTTGACCGTGAGCAGGCCGAGCGAGGGCTGGCAGTCGATCAGCACATAGTCGTAGCGGTCGAGCACCGGGTAGAGCGCGCGGGCCAGCGACTGCTCCCGACCCACCTCGTTGACCAGCTGGATCTCCGCCGCCGACAGGTCGATATTGCTGGGCACCAGGTCCAGCCCGCTGACCCGGGTCTTGATGAGCACCTGGTCGATCGACACCCGCGGCTCGACCAGCAGGTTGTGCACGGTGTGTTCCAGCTCGTAATGCGGCACCCCGAGTCCGGCCGACAGGGCGCCCTGCGGGTCCAGGTCCACCAGCAGCACCCGCCGGCCGTACTCGGCCAGGCTGGCACCCAGGTTGATGGTCGAGGTGGTCTTGCCGACGCCGCCCTTCTGGTTGCACATCGCGATCACCTTGGCGGGGCCGTGGCTGGTGCGCGGGGCCGGTTCGGGGATGTCGCGGGGCGGCCGGCCGGTGAGGCCCACCTCGGGCTGGGGTTCGATTCCGAGGTGGAGGCTGCCGT harbors:
- the der gene encoding ribosome biogenesis GTPase Der, translating into MTDIESGSPSDGTWSDESDWDIGFADDETGAAEAAAPPPVIAVVGRPNVGKSTLVNRILGRREAVVQDVPGVTRDRVSYDANWLGRRFVVQDTGGWEPDAKGLQQKVAEQASVAMQTADAIIMVVDAVVGATTADEAAAKRLQRSGKPVYLAANKVDNDRTEAEAAALWSLGLGEPHPISAMHGRGVADLLDLVTADLPEISEVRGGPGGPRRVALVGKPNVGKSSLLNRLAGDERSVVHDQAGTTVDPVDSLIELDGKPWRFVDTAGLRRKVGQASGHEFYASVRTHSAIDAAEVVMVLIDGSQPITEQDLRVLSMVIEAGRALVLVFNKWDLVDEDRRYLLDREIDRELVQVQWAPRVNISATTGRAVQKLVPALEKSLASWDTRIPTGRLNTFIKEIVAATPPPVRGGKQPRILFATQAATRPPTFVLFTTGFLEAGYRRFLERKLRETFGFEGSPVRINVRVREKRGPVKRR
- the cmk gene encoding (d)CMP kinase, producing MSEALTVALDGPAGTGKSSVSRGLAHALNARYLNTGAMYRIVTLAVLRAGVDLADADAVAEVADEAELAVGYDPDYDTAFLAGEDVSAEIRGDEVTAAVSAVSAIPAVRARLVQLQRELAAGEGAVVVEGRDIGTVVLPDADVKIFLTASAQERARRRNAQNVANGLPDDYDAVLADVQRRDHLDSTRAVSPLRAADDALVVDTSAMTESEVVTHLADLVVQRAGAYK
- a CDS encoding pseudouridine synthase, with amino-acid sequence MTEPEGVRLQKVLSQAGVASRRVAERMITDGRVEVDGRIVTELGTRVDPENAEIRVDGTRIQLNDDLMYLAINKERGMHSTMSDDRGRPCVGDLVEHRVRGNKHLFHVGRLDADTEGLLILTNDGELAHRLMHPSYEVPKTYVATVLGSVPRGLGRKLKDGVELDDGPAHVDDFAVVDTLPGKTLVRVTLHEGRKRIVRRLLAAVGFPVQALVRTDIGSVNLGEMRPGSIRVLTRKEIGELYKAVGM
- the scpB gene encoding SMC-Scp complex subunit ScpB, which gives rise to MTDDMTDTETRVDLGTEVAEPSELDSDVTLDDLATDADLALDDAELLAVLEALLLVVDAPASVDALAAAVDQSAERVEATLRQLAADLTARDSGIDLREAGGGWRMYTRARYAPYVERLLLDGARSKLTRAALETLAVVAYRQPVTRARVSAVRGVNVDAVMRTLLARGLIIEAGTDADSGAVTFATTELFLERLGLSSLADLPDIAPLLPDVDVIDDLSENLSDEPRFAKLDATGNAPEAPPAIDVDKD
- a CDS encoding segregation/condensation protein A — protein: MSAEPEPATAQTGFQVRLSNFEGPFDLLLQLIFAHRMDVTEVALHRVTDDFIAYTKEIGRQLELDETTAFLVIAATLLDLKAARLLPAGEVQDEEDLALLEVRDLLFARLLQYRAFKHVAEMFAELEAAALRSYPRSVALEPRFEELLPEVTLGVDALRFAEIAASAFTPRPVPTVRLDHLHVQPVSVPEQAMRLMGLLEQRGVGGWSSFGELVAGCDVMQIVGSFLALLELYRARAVTFEQPEPLGVLQVSWTGDRPTNEHLAAAVEEDQ
- a CDS encoding ParA family protein, giving the protein MSDDGSLHLGIEPQPEVGLTGRPPRDIPEPAPRTSHGPAKVIAMCNQKGGVGKTTSTINLGASLAEYGRRVLLVDLDPQGALSAGLGVPHYELEHTVHNLLVEPRVSIDQVLIKTRVSGLDLVPSNIDLSAAEIQLVNEVGREQSLARALYPVLDRYDYVLIDCQPSLGLLTVNGLACADGVIIPTECEFFSLRGLALLTDTVDKVRDRLNPKLDISGILVTRYDPRTVNAREVMARVVERFGDLVFDTVITRTVRFPETSVAGEPITSWAPKSGGAQAYRSLAREVIHRFGS